In Raphanus sativus cultivar WK10039 chromosome 5, ASM80110v3, whole genome shotgun sequence, the following proteins share a genomic window:
- the LOC108863082 gene encoding 1-aminocyclopropane-1-carboxylate oxidase homolog 3 isoform X2, with translation MKLASFDRVSELKAFDDTKTGVKGLVEAGVSKVPRIFHHSSLKLSNPKPLSSDLQHLTTIPTFDLGGRVFEEDETKRKNVIQGIKEASEKWGFFQVINHGVPLDLLEKMKDGVRGFHEQSPEVRRQYYGRDFSRKFRYLSNFDLFSSPAANWRDTFSCTIAPDPPEPEDLPEICRDVMLEYTKQVMTLGEFLFEILSEALGLDPNHLNEMDCSKGMLMLNHYYPPCPEPDLTLGATQHSDSSFLTVLLPDQIEGLQVNREGYWYDVPHVPSALIINIGDLLQFGTSCIGKQSHKSSSLGRMFLHHRCETES, from the exons ATGAAGCTTGCTTCATTCGATCGTGTCAGTGAGCTTAAAGCTTTCGACGACACCAAGACAGGTGTAAAAGGACTCGTAGAAGCAGGAGTCTCAAAGGTTCCACGCATATTCCATCACTCATCTCTCAAACTATCAAACCCAAAACCACTTTCTTCTGACTTGCAACATCTCACAACGATCCCAACGTTTGATCTCGGTGGACGTGTCTTCGAGGAGGACGAGACTAAGCGCAAGAACGTGATTCAAGGGATTAAAGAGGCATCAGAGAAGTGGGGGTTCTTCCAGGTGATTAACCATGGAGTTCCTCTCGATCTTCTCGAGAAGATGAAAGATGGAGTTCGTGGGTTTCATGAGCAGTCACCAGAAGTGAGGAGACAGTATTACGGGAGAGATTTCAGTAGAAAGTTTCGGTATTTAAGTAACTTCGATCTCTTCAGCTCCCCAGCTGCTAACTGGAGAGATACTTTCTCTTGTACCATAGCTCCAGATCCTCCAGAACCAGAGGACTTGCCAGAGATTTGTAG AGATGTTATGTTGGAATACACAAAGCAAGTGATGACTCTAGGAGAGTTTCTCTTTGAGATTTTATCTGAAGCTCTAGGGTTAGACCCTAACCATCTGAATGAGATGGATTGCTCAAAGGGAATGCTCATGCTTAACCATTACTATCCACCATGCCCAGAGCCTGACTTAACTTTAGGCGCAACTCAGCATTCCGACAGCTCTTTCCTTACAGTGCTTCTTCCAGATCAGATTGAAGGGCTTCAAGTCAACCGTGAAGGGTACTGGTACGATGTTCCTCATGTTCCCAGTGCACTCATTATCAACATCGGAGATCTTCTACAG TTTGGAACATCGTGTATTGGCAAACAAAGCCACAAGAGCTCGAGTCTCGGTCGCATGTTTCTTCACCACCGGTGTGAGACCGAATCCTAG
- the LOC108863083 gene encoding 1-aminocyclopropane-1-carboxylate oxidase homolog 3-like — METMKISSFDRVSELKAFDNTKTGVKGLVDAGVSEVPRIFHHSSLKPSNPKPLSSDLQHLTTIPTFDLGGRVFEDETKRKNVIQGIKEASEKWGFFQVINHGVPLDLLEKMKDGVRGFHEQLPEVRKQYYGRDFSRRFMYLSNFDLFSAPAANWRDTFSCTIAPDPPEPEDLPEICRDVMLEYTKHVMILGEFLFELLSEALGLDPNHLNEMDCSKGLLMLNHYYPPCPEPDLTLGTSQHSDNSFLTVLLPDQIEGLQVNREGYWFDVPHVPGALIINIGDLLQLITNDKFVSLEHRVLANRFPQARVSIACFFTTGVRPNPKMYGPIRELLSKENPPKYRETTIREYTAYYNTKGLDGTSALLHFKI, encoded by the exons atggAGACGATGAAGATATCTTCATTCGATCGTGTCAGTGAGCTTAAAGCTTTCGACAACACCAAGACAGGTGTAAAAGGCCTCGTAGACGCCGGAGTTTCAGAGGTTCCACGCATATTCCATCACTCATCTCTCAAACCATCAAACCCTAAACCGCTTTCCTCTGACTTGCAACATCTCACAACGATCCCAACGTTTGATCTCGGTGGACGTGTCTTCGAGGACGAGACTAAGCGCAAGAACGTGATTCAAGGGATTAAAGAGGCAT caGAGAAGTGGGGTTTCTTCCAGGTGATTAACCATGGAGTTCCCCTCGATCTTCTAGAAAAGATGAAAGATGGAGTTCGTGGGTTTCACGAGCAGCTACCAGAAGTGAGGAAACAATATTACGGGAGAGATTTCAGCAGAAGGTTTATGTATTTGAGTAACTTTGATCTTTTTAGCGCTCCAGCTGCTAACTGGAGAGACACTTTCTCTTGTACCATTGCTCCAGATCCTCCAGAACCAGAGGACTTACCAGAGATTTGTAG GGATGTTATGTTGGAATACACAAAGCACGTGATGATTCTAGGAGAGTTTCTCTTTGAGCTTTTATCAGAAGCTCTAGGGTTAGACCCTAACCATTTGAATGAGATGGATTGCTCAAAGGGTTTGCTCATGCTTAACCATTACTACCCACCCTGTCCAGAGCCTGACCTAACTTTAGGCACAAGTCAGCATTCAGACAACTCTTTCCTTACAGTGCTTCTACCAGATCAAATCGAAGGTCTTCAAGTCAACCGTGAAGGGTATTGGTTTGATGTTCCTCATGTTCCTGGTGCACTCATTATCAACATCGGAGATCTTCTACAG CTTATAACAAATGACAAGTTCGTCAGTCTGGAGCATCGTGTATTGGCAAATAGATTCCCACAAGCTCGAGTCTCCATCGCGTGTTTCTTCACCACTGGTGTAAGACCGAATCCAAAAATGTACGGACCCATTAGAGAGCTTCTGTCTAAAGAAAACCCTCCAAAGTACAGAGAGACCACCATTAGAGAGTACACTGCTTACTACAATACCAAAGGACTTGATGGGACCTCTGCTTTActccattttaaaatatga
- the LOC108863082 gene encoding 1-aminocyclopropane-1-carboxylate oxidase homolog 3 isoform X1, with translation MKLASFDRVSELKAFDDTKTGVKGLVEAGVSKVPRIFHHSSLKLSNPKPLSSDLQHLTTIPTFDLGGRVFEEDETKRKNVIQGIKEASEKWGFFQVINHGVPLDLLEKMKDGVRGFHEQSPEVRRQYYGRDFSRKFRYLSNFDLFSSPAANWRDTFSCTIAPDPPEPEDLPEICRDVMLEYTKQVMTLGEFLFEILSEALGLDPNHLNEMDCSKGMLMLNHYYPPCPEPDLTLGATQHSDSSFLTVLLPDQIEGLQVNREGYWYDVPHVPSALIINIGDLLQLITNDKFISLEHRVLANKATRARVSVACFFTTGVRPNPRLYGPIRELVSEENPPKYRETTIREYAAYVNAKGLDGTSALLHFKI, from the exons ATGAAGCTTGCTTCATTCGATCGTGTCAGTGAGCTTAAAGCTTTCGACGACACCAAGACAGGTGTAAAAGGACTCGTAGAAGCAGGAGTCTCAAAGGTTCCACGCATATTCCATCACTCATCTCTCAAACTATCAAACCCAAAACCACTTTCTTCTGACTTGCAACATCTCACAACGATCCCAACGTTTGATCTCGGTGGACGTGTCTTCGAGGAGGACGAGACTAAGCGCAAGAACGTGATTCAAGGGATTAAAGAGGCATCAGAGAAGTGGGGGTTCTTCCAGGTGATTAACCATGGAGTTCCTCTCGATCTTCTCGAGAAGATGAAAGATGGAGTTCGTGGGTTTCATGAGCAGTCACCAGAAGTGAGGAGACAGTATTACGGGAGAGATTTCAGTAGAAAGTTTCGGTATTTAAGTAACTTCGATCTCTTCAGCTCCCCAGCTGCTAACTGGAGAGATACTTTCTCTTGTACCATAGCTCCAGATCCTCCAGAACCAGAGGACTTGCCAGAGATTTGTAG AGATGTTATGTTGGAATACACAAAGCAAGTGATGACTCTAGGAGAGTTTCTCTTTGAGATTTTATCTGAAGCTCTAGGGTTAGACCCTAACCATCTGAATGAGATGGATTGCTCAAAGGGAATGCTCATGCTTAACCATTACTATCCACCATGCCCAGAGCCTGACTTAACTTTAGGCGCAACTCAGCATTCCGACAGCTCTTTCCTTACAGTGCTTCTTCCAGATCAGATTGAAGGGCTTCAAGTCAACCGTGAAGGGTACTGGTACGATGTTCCTCATGTTCCCAGTGCACTCATTATCAACATCGGAGATCTTCTACAG CTTATAACAAACGACAAGTTCATCAGTTTGGAACATCGTGTATTGGCAAACAAAGCCACAAGAGCTCGAGTCTCGGTCGCATGTTTCTTCACCACCGGTGTGAGACCGAATCCTAGATTGTACGGACCCATAAGAGAGCTTGTGTCTGAAGAAAACCCTCCAAAGTACAGAGAGACCACCATTAGAGAATATGCTGCCTATGTCAATGCTAAAGGTCTGGACGGAACCTCTGCTTTGctccattttaaaatatga
- the LOC108863514 gene encoding oxygen-evolving enhancer protein 2, chloroplastic yields MAYSACFLHQSALASSAARSSSPNSSQRHLSLSRPVQIVCKAQQHHQEDNSAVSRRLALTLLIGAAAVGSKVSPADAAYGEAANVFGKPKKNTDFTAYSGDGFIVQVPAKWNPSREVEYPGQVLRYEDNFDATSNLNVMVTPTDKKSITDYGSPEEFLSQVNYLLGKQAYFGETASEGGFDNNAVATANILDTNIQDVGGKPYYYLSVLTRTADGDEGGKHQLITATVNGGKLYICKAQAGDKRWFKGANKFVEKAATSFSVA; encoded by the exons ATGGCGTACAGCGCGTGTTTCCTACACCAGAGCGCACTAGCCTCCTCAGCCGCACGATCATCGTCTCCCAACTCATCCCAGCGCCACTTGTCACTCTCCAGACCCGTTCAGATAGTCTGTAAAGCACAACAGCACCATCAAGAGGATAACTCCGCTGTCTCTCGCCGTCTAGCTCTCACACTCTTGATCGGCGCCGCCGCCGTTGGTTCCAAAGTATCACCCGCTGATGCAGCCTACGGTGAAGCTG CAAATGTGTTTGGGAAGCCAAAGAAGAACACAGACTTCACGGCATACAGTGGAGATGGATTCATTGTGCAGGTGCCAGCTAAATGGAACCCAAGCAGAGAGGTAGAGTATCCAGGACAAGTCCTTAGGTACGAAGACAACTTTGACGCCACTAGCAATCTCAATGTCATGGTCACTCCTACTGACAAGAAGTCCATCACTGACTACGGTTCCCCTGAAGAGTTCCTCTCTCAG GTCAACTATCTCCTAGGTAAACAAGCTTACTTTGGTGAGACTGCCTCTGAG GGAGGTTTTGACAACAATGCAGTGGCGACAGCAAACATTCTGGACACAAACATTCAGGACGTTGGTGGGAAGCCATACTATTACTTGTCAGTGTTGACAAGAACAGCAGATGGAGACGAAGGTGGTAAGCATCAGCTGATCACAGCCACCGTGAATGGAGGGAAGCTATATATCTGCAAAGCGCAAGCTGGAGACAAGAGGTGGTTCAAGGGAGCCAATAAGTTTGTTGAGAAAGCAGCCACTTCTTTCAGTGTTGCTTAA